TACTTGCCTGGATCGCGTCACTCGCGCTTGCCCTCACCCTCGGCTATCTCGCGTACACTCTCACCAAGACACTCCTCATCGGATCATAGCCTCCCGAGTACTTCTCGACCAAGGGGAGAGGGGTAGCTTTTACTTCTTTGGTTGGATTGAATGGCTCATGGAAACACCAATCAAGCAGGAGCAAGTCCTCGCGTGGATCGATGACGATCTCGTGGAGAGTTCCGAACTGATCGCCGACGAGGCGGCGGAGTTCAACGTGCTCGTGGAGATGTCGAACATCTACATTCATATCATCCGGCGGAAACCTGACGGTCCACTGCTTATCGGTCAACAGATCGAATACGACGACGGAATCCGATCCCGGATTCAGGAACTTTCGGAAGCGGCCCGGAGCGACCTCATCTCCCGAATCCGCGAGACCCTTACGGCGACGCCCGTCGTCTACGGTTTCCACGACAGAAACGGAAACAACGTCCACTTCGCAGAGGTTCACCGAATCTTCCTCGAACACCGGATCTATCCGGGCTCGATCGACCAGCAGACCCTGATGAACGGTCTCATCGAGGTTTGGAAGGTGATGCGATACCTTGACGATATCTTCACGCTCATCGAGAGCGTGGAACAGTGAGTGCGACGACCAGGGTGGTGCCATTTCGAGTCCCAGTCATCGATGGCGAGGCGCCACCAGGTTCGCGGACCAGCGCTCCGTCCGGAGTCGGTCGTTGGTTCGACGGAGTCGGAACATATAATCAGTAGCCCGGACGAACTTAGAAAGAAGCGAAATGACGGGAAGTGGTCTGGCTACGTCGGGTGTCTACGGTATCGTCGGAATCGAACTCACTGCGTTCGAGATCGTCCTCGTGCTCAGTATCCTCCTACTGGGGGGATTCGTCAAGGGTACAATCGGTTTTGCAGTCGGGCTTATAACGGTGTCGGGGCTCGTCCAGATTGTGCCCCCGAGGCTCGCTCTGGTGGCGCTTTCGATCCCTTTTCTCGTATCAAACCTCGTTGTATTGGCTGGAGACGGGGTTCCCGTGGCGTTCCTCCGAAGACAGGTTCCGTTCATGATCGCCCTCGTTGTGGGTCTGTTCGCAGGGGTCTGGTTGCTCACCATTCTTTCACCGGGACTCCTGTATCTATTTATTTCCGGGTACGTGTTCCTCTTCCTCGCGTTCCAGCGGGTTGAGGACCGAATACACGAGTACGCCACACATGGCAGCGTGGGTGTGTTTTCGGGGTCGCTCAGCGGTCTTCTCGGCGGCGCCGTGAGTGCCCCAGGGCCGCCGCTCGTCATTCACGCGTACCTGAACACTGTCGAGGACCACCGGACAGTGTTCGTCACCGGGGTGTCGGCACTATTTCTCCTCGCTCACGTCGTTCGCGTACTCTTCCTTGCGCACGCAGATCTGTTGCACGCCAGGGAGGTCATTCTGGGCGTCGCCTTCACGGTCCCGATTTTCGTGGGCGCGACCCTCGGGATCGTCTTCCGCCAGTACGTCGATGACGGGACATTCACGCTGCTGGTCAAGGTGCTTCTGGCTGCGATCGGGGTGCGGCTATTCCTGAACGGGATCGGCTGGTAGTCCGGACCAGTACTCTGACAGAGCGGTCGAACGGGGGTTACGAGCGGATCGTCTCGACACGATCTGCGAGTTTGTCACTGGCGTCTATGAGCGTCTCGCGTCGCCTGTTGATATAGACCGAATCCTCGTCGAGGGATGCTCGCCGATCCTGAATCATCCGTCGGACCTCGCGGGGGGCGGGGCCGCCGGGGATGTCGTGGGCCTCGACGAATTCCCGCGGATCGAGCGCGGACTGGACGAACTCGTCGTCGATATCGAGCATGTCGCCGGTGATCTCCGTGGCGGACTCGTTTACGAGGTCGGCGTCGACCTCGGTTGCGTCGAGTCCCCGCTCCAGTGCCCGCCCGACGAGGTCGCCTACGATCCGGTGGGCTGTTCGGTAGGTAAGGTCAGTCTGCCGGTCGATCTTTGCTGCGAGTTCGCTACAGGACGCAAACCCTTCAGCGGCCAGTTCCTCCATCTGCTCGGCGTTGAACTCGGCGCTCCCGACGGTTCCATCCAATAGCTTGAGGGAACGGTCCACTTCATCGAACGCGTCGAACAGGGGGTGAACCGCGTTCTCCTCGACGTCCTTGATATCCTGAAAGTTGGTGTTGTGAAGCGTCTCATGGACCGACGACATGTACGCGGTCGCGTACGCTGCTCGTCCGCGAACGTACTCGAAGGGGTAGGGGTTCTTTTTTTGCGGCATGAGGCTGCTCGAACCGGAGTACTCGTCGCTGATCTCGACGAAGTCGAACTCCCAGGTATGCCAGGTATAGAGGTCTTGGCAGAAACGGCTCAGTGTCACCATCATGTTCGCCATCGCCGAGGCCGGCTCCATGTGGTGATCCCCGCCGGAGACACAGTCGATGGTGTTCTCCTTGTACCCGTCGAAGCCGAGCAGATCTGCGATAAGTTGGCGATCGAGATCGTAGGACGTCCCCGCCAGCGCTCCACAGCCGAGCGTACACTCGTTGACGGTGTCGTACGCGTTCATGAGCCGTTGGGTGTCGCGTTCGAGCGAGTCGGCAATCCCGAGCAGGTAGTGTGCCACTGTCGACACCTGTGCATGCTGGTAGTGGGTCCACTGCGGCATGACCGTCTTGATCTCCCGTTCGGCCAGATCGAGCAGCGTGGCGCGCAACGAGACGACACGGTCGAGCACGTCGAGCAACCGCTCACGCTCGACTATTCTGGCGAGCGGTTCGGGACGGGTTCGTCCAATGTTGATGTTGCCGGCGACCTCCTCGCCGATCCGCTTGTTGAGTTGGTACTCCATGTGCGAGTAAAAGTACTCGAGATTCGGGTTGTACTCTCCCAGTTCCTCTGGCCCGGCCTCTTCAAGATCCGCAACCGCATCCAGGAGTTGTGCGCCCACGTCCTCATCGATGATCCCTGTGTCAACAAGCATCACTGCCCACGCTTTGTTCGTCTCGATTAGCGGCGAAAAGTAGTGCTCCCGCTTGAACTCGTAGGTCGGTTCCTGAATCGTCTCGGTGTACACTTTTCCGGGGGCCGCTTCTAGTCGTTCCCGTGAGATATTCTCGTCTGACGACATCGATATCTCTTTTTTCCCCAGTCAGTATAAAGGCAGGGGTGGTTCGGGATCAGGAGTGAGTCCCATTCGCTGTCGTAACCCTCGCCGTGGGTTAGACTCAAATACTTCCAGTACGGTACATTGTACCAGACCACATGGTCGGATACACGGAGCGAGAGACTGATGTATTGATCGTCGGGGCCGGCGGCGCGGGGCTATTCACCGCGATGTACGCTGCCGACGATGGCCCAGTGGACCTCGACGTCACCGTCGTCGTCAAGAAACTTGCGGGGAAAAGCGGCTGTACCCGCATGGTACAGGGTGGCTACAACGCCGTTCTCCACTCCGAGGATTCGGTCGAGGACCACTACATGGATACCATTGAAGGTGGAAAGTGGATCAACGATCAGAAGCTTGCGTGGACGCTTGTCGAAAACGCGCCGAAGGTCATCCGCAAACTCGAGAACGATCTGGGAGTCTTCTTCGATCGTGACGAGGACGGGCATATCCACCAGAAACCGTTCGCGGGGCAGTCGTTCGACCGGACGGTTCACAAGGGCGACCTAACGGGGATCGAGATCATGACGAAGATTCGTGACGAGTTGTTGACCCGCGATGTGACGTTTCTCGAGGAGACCCGGGCCGTCGATCTCCTGACACGCGACGGCGAAGCCGTCGGGGCTGTCGTGTTGGACATGCGATCGGGTGAGTTCGAAGTTATCACTGCTAAGGCCGTCGTCCTCGCCACAGGGGGAGGCGCAACGATGTACAGTATCTCGACACCAGCCCTAGAGAAATCGGCCGACGGGCAGGCGATGGCGTATCGTCAAGGGCTCCCGCTCCAGGACATGGAGATGATGCAGTTCCACCCGACGGGCCTGCTCGCGGGGGACACGAAACTGACGGGCGGCGTCATTGAGGAAGGAATCCGAGGGGAAGGTGCTCACCTCTACAACACCGAGGACGAACGTTTCATGGAGAAGTACGCGCCCGAGAAGATGGAACGGGCGACACGCGATATCGTCTCGCGGGCTAGCTACGAAGAGATTATGGCTGGTCGGGGAACGGAACGGGGAGGCGTACTACTCGACGCGACGCACCTCGGGACCGAGTTCGTTGAGGAAACCTTCCCGGGAATGACAGAGCGGACACGAAACGTCGGGCAAGACCTCTCGACCCAGCGTGTCGAGGTGTCGCCAACGTCCCACTATCACATGGGTGGGGTAACTATTGACGCGAACTGTCGGACGAACCTTCCTGGACTATTCGTTGCCGGGGAGGACGCCGGCGGCGCGCACGGGGCGAACCGGTTAGGCGGGAACGGCGTCGTCGATTCGACGGTGCTCGGCAAACAGGCAGGACAGGTCGTTCCCGATCGAATCGAGGGGCGATCCCCCCCGTCATACGATCCAGACCAGGCGGAACGTATCATTGAGCGGATCACGGAGCCTCTCAATCGTCCAGGAGGGGCCGACGTCTACGAACTCCGTGACGAACTCGAAGAGGTGATGTGGGAATACGTCGGCGTCGTCCGAACCGGAGAAAAACTCGAAGAGGGCATCGAGCGGCTCGTCGAGATCCGCAAGAGGCTCGAAGACGTGGCGGTGTCGGGGAGCAGGCGGTATAATCTGGAGTGGAATGAGTACATGGATCTCGAAAACCTCGCACTGATCGCGGAGACGGTAGCTCGGAGCGCCCTCTACCGGACGGAGAGTCGGGGTGCCCATTATCGCGAGGACTATCCCGAGCGTGACGACGACGAGTGGCTTGCCAACGTACACGTCAGACGAAACGACGACGGCATGGAGACCTGGAAAGAGGACGTCGTGTTCAGTCAGACACATCCGGCCAACGTTGACGGTAGCATTGTCACAGTCTCTGACAATACACACGCAGAGAGCAACTAAATCACAACAGTAATACGACATCAACCAATGAACGAACGAGAATTCACCGTTCATCGATACGATCCGAAAGTAGACACAGAACCGCGGTTCGAATCCTATGACGTCCCGATTAGCGCGTCCACATCGGTACTCGACGGACTGTTCCACATTCAGGAGACGCTTGGCGAGAACCTCTCGATGCGGTTCTCCTGTCGCCAGGGAGTTTGTGGCAGCTGTTGTATGGAAATCAACGGGAAGGCGCGGCTCGCCTGCCAGACGCCGGTAACTGGCCTCAATGATCGGAAGGTCACCGTCCGACCCCTGTACAATCTGCCCGTCATCAAGGACCTCGTCGTCGACATGGATCCGTTCTTCGAGAGTTTCGAAGCGATCGACCCATCGTTCGTGGCCGAGGGATTAGACGAGAACAGCGATCCGGCTGTGATCCCTCCGGACTCCCGGGAACGGGAGGTCATCGAACCTCGGACGGACTGTGTCGGGTGCGGTGCCTGCTATTCGAGTTGTAGCGTTGCGGGCGATACGTATCTGGGTCCAGCCGCAATAAACAAGGCCCTAACACTCCTCAAGGACTCACGAGAGATGAAGACCGATGAGCGCTTCGAGCGACTCTCCGAGACCGATGGGGTCCAGGGCTGTCACGTCCAAGGGGAGTGTAGCAACACGTGTCCAAAGGATATCCCCGTCTCGGAGGGAATTCAACTACTCAAGCGCGACGCCATCAAACGAGGGATCAAACAGCGACTGTTTCCCTCGGACTGACTTGGCCTATCGCTTTATTATATCCACCCGTTCTAAACGACCCCGGTTCGATGTTGACGAACACGACGTTTTATATACTATTCACGTCCATTGTCCCCTATGCCAGGAACCAACGACAAGGGACGGGGGATACAATCCGACGAACATTTGTTCGACATCATAGAATTCATTAGAGAGAGGGATGAGGCAGGTGTCACGGAGATTGCCTCGGAGATCGGACTCGCAAAGAGCACCGTTCACGGACATCTAACCGCGCTACGTCGACGTGGGTACGTGGTGAGAACTGACAACGGGTACCGTCTCGGTCTTGAGTTTCTGAACCACGGAAAGCATGTCCAGACCTCCTACAACCTCTACTCTATCGGTCAAAAAAAGGTCCAGCAGCTGGCAACGGAAACCGACGAACGCGCGTGGTGTATCGTCGAAGAGAATGGACTCGGTTACTACCTTTCCGGGGCCGAGGGGAAACATCCGGTGAATCCGCCCGCCCGCATTGGGAAGGGCGTTCACCTGCATCCACTGGCAGCCGGCAAAGCGATCCTTGCACACTTGTCCGACCCCCGTGTAGAGGAGATAATCGACCAACACGGACTTCCAAAAATAACGCCAAACACGATCACCGACGAGGAGGCGCTGTTTGCGGAACTGGAGAGAATCAGGGAGCGCGGCTACGCCATAAACAACGCAGAGTCACTGTCCGGACTGTACGCGATCGGTGCGCCTGTCATCGATGAGGACGGTGTCGTCAGGGGTGCCCTGTCGATTTCTGGGCCGAAAAACCGGTTGCAGACCGAGGACAAACAGAACCGGTTCGTTGACCTATTGCTCGGTGCGACAAATGAACTCGAGATCAACATTCATAACCACCGTTCGTTACGATCGAACATCGAGTGACCGCCTCAGCGGAGGGTTCTCGGTTCAGGCGGAAATGTCGAACCCGATTTCTGCGTTGGCGGGTATCTACACAGCAACTCACGTGCATACCATTGTCAGAGAGACGATTGCCCAGAGTTTTACAATAGTACGTCTGTAAAGTGGCTCCGCTCCGGTCCGGGTTTACTGGACAAAAGGGAAGTGTGAAAACAGTATCCACTCGAGTATCGGTCCGCTCTCCGCGGGATGCGGGAGTTCAGAGCCTTTTTCGGCAGCGTATTCGTCTTTCCAAATTCGATACCTCATCATAAATCTACTGAACGAGCTAACACACGGGTCATCTCGCGATCGAAACCGGGTACGAGTGAGTCGTTCTCCGACCGGCAACGCGATCGATCTGGACCACGTCAACCGAGAAGGGGTCATTGGTTTTACGACCATGACCGACGGGAAACTCACCATACACCGGAAGATGGCGGAATTCGCGGCAGATCACGTCTGTGATCGTCTCGGTGTTACATCAACGTGCCGGACAGTTACCAACCACTTCCCGGCCAGGACGATCCAGCACACTCGACGACTACGTTCGCGAGTTCGAAGTTGTGTCCCCGGCCCCCGGTTCAATCGGTCTGTCCGGATAGTTGCCGTACTGTTATGCAGACGTTCATTGCTAGTCCGACGCTGCTTCGCAATCGTCTCCGTTTGCCTGACTATTTCGCCCCAAGTGTTCGACTGTGTCGAACACTTCTGATCGAAACCGGTTCATCGCTACGCTATCGTGTCGAGCCTGCAGGCTGCATTCTCTCATCGCTGTCGGATCCAAATGAGAGCACCGACCGAGAGAAGTCCGAGCAGTGCGCCGGCGGCGAGAGTCGGGAACGCAACTGGGTAGCCCGCCCTATCGAGTACGAGTCCGAAGACGACCGGCGAGATGACGGTCGTCGTGAACCCGACCAGCGACTGAAACGATAGGGCGGTCCCGACCTGCGAATCGTCGACCACTTCCGTCACCATCGTCGAGGTCGGGGCACTGTCCATCGTAATCACGAACCCGTATACGAGGATAATCACGATCAACGCGGCGATCGGAAGACTGCTGAGCAGGCCGAAGACCGTGGTCAGGGACGCGCTGGTAGCGAGACCGATCGCGATCGTGCGTGTCCGGCCGATGCGGTCACTGAGCCAGCCACCAGTCACGTTCCCGAGCCCACCAATGACGATCATGAGGCCGACGATGAATCCGGGAAGCAGTGTCGACTCGGTCGCCGCGAAGGCCGGCGCCGTGACGAGGAAAGCCAACAGCCAGTTCCGGACGCCAAACAGCTCCCAATTGTGCCACGAGTAGATGCTGACCGCACAGAGGAATTCGCGGTTGCGGAGCACCGAGAGATCGAACTCGTTTCCGGCCGCACCTGACCGGTCGGGATGATCGCGGGTCAAGCCGAGCATCAGCGGGGCGACGAACAACGCACCGATGCTCGTGACTGCGATAGCGAGCCGCCAGCCGACTGCGTCTGCGGCCGCCGTGGCGAACACGAACGATAGCCCGGAGCCGAGGGAAAACGTCCCGATATAGACGCCGAGCGCTCGACCGCGAACGGATTCAGGAAACCAGTCGCTGACAAACCGCATCCCGGGAACGTAGACGCCGGCGATGAACGCGCCCGAAAGAAATCGAAGGAACGTCCCGACGAGGAAGCCGTCCGCGACCCCGGCGAACAGAACGCTTGGTATCCCGGTCCCAGTCGCGCCGACGGCGATCACCCACCGCGGCGAGTAGCGGTCTGCGAGCCAGCCCGCTGGGAGAATCGCCACCAGGTAGCCGGCCTGAAACGCGCCAAAGATGAGCCCGGCTTTCGTGCCCGAGAGCCCCCACTCGTCGACGATCAATGGCAGGACGGCCGAGTAATTGAACCACACCAGCACCGAGAAGAACAGCGCGGCCGCCGTCACGCCAAGTACCCGCCGTCGTTCTTGCATGTGAGAAAATCAGTAAACGGATGGGTCGATTACTCTTCCGACTTGATGCTGAATGCGCGTATGTGCGTAACGGGTGGCGTTAGACAGTAGGAAGAATCTACTGTTTTGTCCCCACCACCACAAACGTCTCGCAGCGTTCGTGCGCGTCCACGATGCGGAAATCAGTTCTCAAAAGGGCCGACTGTACGGTTGTGAGGGCGAGGTACTCCTCTTGGTCGCGCCCCTCACGCTCTCCAGCACCCGTAGCCGACCAGTCGACAATTACGAGGCGGCCGCCCGGACGAACGACACGCGCGATTTCGTCGATGGCCGTTCCGAACCCGTGGTGGTATGTGCGAATCGATACACCGCCGTCCAGGTGATTATCGGGAAAGGGAAGGTCCGTAAAGTCGGCGGTGACCGGAGTGACGTTCGCCGGCATCCCACGTTTGCGATACACCTCGTGGAGGCCGTGTCTAGCGTCGACCGCAAAGACGGTTTCAGCGACTGGAGCTAGTTCACTCGTGAAGAGACCTGTCCCGCTTCCGAAATCGGCGACGCGCCAGTCTGGTCCCGTATCGAGCAACGTCCGAAGCTCTTCACCGGGAACAATAGCGAAATGCGTTCGGGTCGTTCAGTTTGTCAATCCTCTTCTGGTCGTATGGTTCTGGAGGCATAATTGGCCAATCAGATAGGGAATTGCCCTCTCGTAAGTTAAATATACGGATCAAGTCCTCGTTTGACACCTGCATCGGTAGATGTTGGCTGCCAATCTGTCGGCGGATAGTTGTTTGACCACCATTCAACAACCCGTTCGTGACCCCATCCGGGTGGTTCTGTTTGGCAGTGGCTACCCTCACGAACGACTATTCGGCTCCGCATCGGTAATTTGTCCAGTTCCTCCAGTGAGATTCTCACCCTCATCAGCCGATCGGCTCGTGGTAACATTTTTCACTCCACTTGACCAATCGACTCCGTATGGCCTCCGATTCGACTAGCGCCAGCCAGTGGACAACCATCGAAATCAACCGCGATGGACACGTCGGTCACATCACTCTTTCTCGCCCCGAGGCGATGAACACATTCAGCACGGGACTCGCTCAGGATCTTAACGAAGCGCTCCGCACGCTCGACCGGGAATCCAATATACGGGCAATCGTAGTCGATGGTGCGGGCAAGACCTTCTCAGCTGGCATCGATCTCAGTGAGCATGCTGATCACGAAACCAAGGCGGAGTTCGAGGAATGGGTAGCGCTGATGGAAGAACCGTTCCACACGCTGACCGAAATGGGGACGCCCGTGGTCGCAGCAGTCCATGGCCATGCAGCCGCCAACGGAATCGGACTCGTTGCGGCCTGTGACTTAGCCGTGGCCGCGGAGGGAACCCAGTTCGGGGCGACGGCTCCCAAGGTCGGGTTATTCTGCATGGGACCGTCCGTACCGTTAATGAAGTCGCTCACAAAAAAACGGTGTCTCGAACTGATTCTGACCGGTGAACTGATCGACGCGGAAACGGCGTTAGAGTGGGGGCTAATCAACCGAGTCGTGGCAAGCGGCGAGCACCGGGAGGCAGCAGTGGAACTCGCCGAAACCATAACATCGAAGAGTCCGATGGCGATTCAGATGGGCAAAGAAGCGTTCTATAACATGGTCGAATTAGACTACGGCGAAGCGCTGGACTACTCGAACGAACGATTTGCAGCCCTCTGTACGACGGCGGATGCACGCGACGGCATTGAGGCCTTTCTCGATGGGGTGCCTCTCTCCGCCGATGAGTGGCCCGGAAAATAACGGTTGGGCGTCTCAGTCCGGGCTGAATCTCTTTCACTTCGATTCCTCGGCCGTCTGATGGATGTCCGCTTTGGAGCCAGCCCACCATTCTCGACAGAATCTCGATAGTTCATACAGCTTGTACTGAATGGCAGGTACATTCATCGCGCCGGGTCTCAGTACTGAGATGAATTGGCACACTAGTCACAAGGGGAATTGTGTGAATAAAACAAAATATCGGCCGAGTGTTTTGGAACGCTCGATGACAAGTTGCGTGAGTAACTGTAGCAGATCAGAAATACGGCCAAACAAAAATAATTCGAAATATTACAGGATCACCAAGGGATATATAGGATCCCCACAATTACCGTAACCACGACTAATCGAAGGGAGTTCACCAAGAGAATGAACGGGTATACACATCGAGTAGGACCGGGACACGAGACGTATCCTATTGCTTCGATACGAACCGACGTGAGGGACGGCCCGTGATCGTCGGCGTCCCTACCGAGACGGCCGAAGACGAGAACCGCGTCGCAGTCATCCCGTCCGTCGCCGCGGACCTGATCGATGACGGTCACGAGGTCCTCGTCGCGGCCGGGGCCGGCGAGGCTTCGAACTGGGCCGATACGGAGTACGAAGCCGTCGGCTGTGAGGTACTTTCGGACCGAAAGGCGGTGTTCGAACGGGCCGACGTCGTCTTCCAGGTCCGCGGGCTCGGTTCCGCGGACGTCGAGACCGATCCGTACGAAGAGGGCCAGATAGCCATCGGGATGTACAGTCCGTACGAGGTCGCCGATGGTACTCTCGAGGAACTGGCTGACCAAAACGTGAGCGCATTCTCACTCGAGTTGATGCCCCGAATCAGCCGGGCACAAAGCATGGACGCGCTATCGTCACAATCCAGCCTCGGTGGGTACAAGGCCACCTTGCTGGCTGCAGCGGAACTGCCCAGGATGTTCCCGATGGAAATGACCGCTGCTGCCACCATCCAGCCGGCAGACGTGTTCGTCATCGGGGCGGGCGTCGCCGGCCTCAAAGCCATTGCAACCGCCGAACGGCTCGGGGCGGCCACGCGCGCCTACGATATCCGGCTCGAGGTCAAACGTGAGGTCGAGAGCCTCGGCGCGGATTTCGTCGAACTCGACCTCGAAACTGAGGGGTCGGGTGATGAGGAGGGTTACGCCCAGGAGATGGACGAGGAGTTCTACGCCGAGCAACGCAAGCAGATGAAGCGGGTCGTCCCCGAATCGGACGTGGTCATCACGACGGCAGCTATCCCTGGCGCGCCCGCACCGGAGCTGGTCTCGACAGAAATGATCGAGCGGATGGCTCCCGGGTCGGTCATTGTCGACCTCGCGGCCCCGACCGGGGGCAACTGTGAGCCCACCGTGGCCGATGAGACGGTCCACCACGAGGGAGTCACCATCTTTGGGCCGACGAACCTGCCCTCGAGGGTCAGCCACACTGCGAGTCAGCAGTACGCCAATAACCTGCGTAGCTTTCTCGAGAACCTGCTCGACGAGGACGGCAACCTCGATATCGACGTCGAGGACGAAATCATCGACTCGACGCTTCTGGTCCACGCAGGGGCCGTTCGAAATCCACACATCAATGACGAGGATGACACGGACACGAATGACAGTGAACCCGACGAGACGGTGGATGAGGACGAAGACGATTACGTGGAGGCAACTGATGCCGAGTAAGAGTTCGAGGCTGCCACGTGTCCTGTCGCGCTTGACGGCCCGGGAGGTGATCGCATGACGTTCGTCGAGAACCTGACGCTATTCGTGCTGGCTGCCTTCGTCGGCTACGAAATAATCACGAAGATCCCGACCAATCTGCACACGCCGCTAATGTCCGGGGCGAACGCCATCTCGGGGATTACGCTGCTGGGATCGGTCGTAGTTGCCGGATCGGGGTCGACGACGATAGCGACGGTCCTCGGCTTTCTGGCGGTCGTCATGGCGACGATCAACGTCATCGGCGGTTATCTGGTGAGTCACTTCATGCTCGACCAGTTCAGTCACGGAGGACGTAATTGATGACGGGTATTATCGGCGGGCTGCCGGACTCGATCCTTCAGTTCACGTATCTCGTCGCCGGCGTCCTGTTCATTCAGGGGCTCCGGGATATGACCCACCCGCGGACGGCGACGCGCGGGAACAAAATCTCCTCCGGAGGGATGTTCCTCGCGGTGGTCGTCACTATCCTCTGGTTCGAGGTTCTCTCCCCGCTGGTTCTGGGTGCCGGGCTGCTCGTCGGCGGAGCGATCGGCGTCTGGCTGGCCGTCACCGTCGAGACGACGGAGATGCCGCAGTTGGTTGGGCTGTTCAACGGGTTCGGCGGCGGCGCGTCCGCGCTGGTCGCAGGTGCGGAACTGATCGACGTGATGGGATCCGGTAACTCACTCTCCGTGGGGTTAGCCTCGACGGCCGCAATCGCCGGCATTATCGGGGCTGTCACGTTCTGGGGTAGCCTCGTCGCCGCCGGGAAGCTCCACGGGGTAGTCGGGGATTCGCCGGTCAGCGAGACCGTCGGCCACGGTATCAAGATCCTCTTCTTATCGGCGGCCGTAGTGGCTGGCTTGTTCCTGATCGTCCGTCCGGATATTTTCGGGTCGGCACCGCTAGCCGCGTGGATACCCTCCTACTGGGTGCTAGTCGCGGCCGCGTCCATTCTCGGTATCTTCCTCGTCGTACCGATCGGCGGCGCGGATATGCCCGTGGTCATCGCCTTGCTTAACTCCTACTCCGGATTGGCGGCAGCGACGACGGGGTTCGTGCTGAACAACACTGTCCTTATTATCGCTGGAACGCTCGTCGGTGCGTCTGGTCTCATCCTGACGGTTATCATGTGCGAGTCGATGAACCGCTCGCTGACGAACGTCCTATTCGGCGGCCTCGGCATCGGTGACAGAGACAGCGAGGATATGGAGGATATCTACGAAGGGAAAATAACCGAATCTTCCGCCGAGGAGATTGTGATGCTCATGGAAACGGCCCAGCGCGTCGTCATCGTTCCCGGGTACGGAATGGCTGTCGCCCAGGCGCAGCACGCCGTCGCCGAACTCGTCGAACTCCTCGACGAGAACGGTGTCGACGTCGAGTTCGGAATCCATCCCGTCGCCGGTCGGATGCCCGGCCACATGAATGCGCTGCTGGCCGAAGCCGACGTGCCCTACGACAAGATGCGCGAACTCGAGGAGGTCAACCCAACCTTCTCACAAACTGACCTCGTGATCGTCACGGGTGCGAACGACGTTGTCAACCCGAAGGCAAACACCGACGACTCTAGTCCCATCAGCGGCATGCCCGTGCTGAATGTTGCAGAAGCACAATCAGTGGCGGTCAACAAGCGAAGTCTCAGTCCGGGATTTTCCGGGATTCCGAACCCGCTGTTTGCGAAGGACAATACGAG
The nucleotide sequence above comes from Halosolutus halophilus. Encoded proteins:
- a CDS encoding TSUP family transporter translates to MTGSGLATSGVYGIVGIELTAFEIVLVLSILLLGGFVKGTIGFAVGLITVSGLVQIVPPRLALVALSIPFLVSNLVVLAGDGVPVAFLRRQVPFMIALVVGLFAGVWLLTILSPGLLYLFISGYVFLFLAFQRVEDRIHEYATHGSVGVFSGSLSGLLGGAVSAPGPPLVIHAYLNTVEDHRTVFVTGVSALFLLAHVVRVLFLAHADLLHAREVILGVAFTVPIFVGATLGIVFRQYVDDGTFTLLVKVLLAAIGVRLFLNGIGW
- a CDS encoding FAD-binding protein, coding for MYAADDGPVDLDVTVVVKKLAGKSGCTRMVQGGYNAVLHSEDSVEDHYMDTIEGGKWINDQKLAWTLVENAPKVIRKLENDLGVFFDRDEDGHIHQKPFAGQSFDRTVHKGDLTGIEIMTKIRDELLTRDVTFLEETRAVDLLTRDGEAVGAVVLDMRSGEFEVITAKAVVLATGGGATMYSISTPALEKSADGQAMAYRQGLPLQDMEMMQFHPTGLLAGDTKLTGGVIEEGIRGEGAHLYNTEDERFMEKYAPEKMERATRDIVSRASYEEIMAGRGTERGGVLLDATHLGTEFVEETFPGMTERTRNVGQDLSTQRVEVSPTSHYHMGGVTIDANCRTNLPGLFVAGEDAGGAHGANRLGGNGVVDSTVLGKQAGQVVPDRIEGRSPPSYDPDQAERIIERITEPLNRPGGADVYELRDELEEVMWEYVGVVRTGEKLEEGIERLVEIRKRLEDVAVSGSRRYNLEWNEYMDLENLALIAETVARSALYRTESRGAHYREDYPERDDDEWLANVHVRRNDDGMETWKEDVVFSQTHPANVDGSIVTVSDNTHAESN
- a CDS encoding DUF2299 family protein gives rise to the protein METPIKQEQVLAWIDDDLVESSELIADEAAEFNVLVEMSNIYIHIIRRKPDGPLLIGQQIEYDDGIRSRIQELSEAARSDLISRIRETLTATPVVYGFHDRNGNNVHFAEVHRIFLEHRIYPGSIDQQTLMNGLIEVWKVMRYLDDIFTLIESVEQ
- a CDS encoding succinate dehydrogenase/fumarate reductase iron-sulfur subunit, with the protein product MNEREFTVHRYDPKVDTEPRFESYDVPISASTSVLDGLFHIQETLGENLSMRFSCRQGVCGSCCMEINGKARLACQTPVTGLNDRKVTVRPLYNLPVIKDLVVDMDPFFESFEAIDPSFVAEGLDENSDPAVIPPDSREREVIEPRTDCVGCGACYSSCSVAGDTYLGPAAINKALTLLKDSREMKTDERFERLSETDGVQGCHVQGECSNTCPKDIPVSEGIQLLKRDAIKRGIKQRLFPSD
- the argH gene encoding argininosuccinate lyase, whose protein sequence is MSSDENISRERLEAAPGKVYTETIQEPTYEFKREHYFSPLIETNKAWAVMLVDTGIIDEDVGAQLLDAVADLEEAGPEELGEYNPNLEYFYSHMEYQLNKRIGEEVAGNINIGRTRPEPLARIVERERLLDVLDRVVSLRATLLDLAEREIKTVMPQWTHYQHAQVSTVAHYLLGIADSLERDTQRLMNAYDTVNECTLGCGALAGTSYDLDRQLIADLLGFDGYKENTIDCVSGGDHHMEPASAMANMMVTLSRFCQDLYTWHTWEFDFVEISDEYSGSSSLMPQKKNPYPFEYVRGRAAYATAYMSSVHETLHNTNFQDIKDVEENAVHPLFDAFDEVDRSLKLLDGTVGSAEFNAEQMEELAAEGFASCSELAAKIDRQTDLTYRTAHRIVGDLVGRALERGLDATEVDADLVNESATEITGDMLDIDDEFVQSALDPREFVEAHDIPGGPAPREVRRMIQDRRASLDEDSVYINRRRETLIDASDKLADRVETIRS
- a CDS encoding IclR family transcriptional regulator is translated as MPGTNDKGRGIQSDEHLFDIIEFIRERDEAGVTEIASEIGLAKSTVHGHLTALRRRGYVVRTDNGYRLGLEFLNHGKHVQTSYNLYSIGQKKVQQLATETDERAWCIVEENGLGYYLSGAEGKHPVNPPARIGKGVHLHPLAAGKAILAHLSDPRVEEIIDQHGLPKITPNTITDEEALFAELERIRERGYAINNAESLSGLYAIGAPVIDEDGVVRGALSISGPKNRLQTEDKQNRFVDLLLGATNELEINIHNHRSLRSNIE